In Brachypodium distachyon strain Bd21 chromosome 2, Brachypodium_distachyon_v3.0, whole genome shotgun sequence, one genomic interval encodes:
- the LOC100821917 gene encoding PRA1 family protein A1, which translates to MDWSAVTAEDLVDALREVDWSTPPRPVPEFFSRFTVPRSYSKWTSRLKCNLYYYRTNYFILIMFILGMGFLWKPVAILAAFMTGISIAFLNDSFAVTFNEKVTRTVRQFSPHLAAKMRPPITPVLRGRPSSKRSIHICGRPRWLFVLLFSAVSCILWLTSCSLLTVSWALLIALLATLLHASFRTPNLKARLNTFREEFRAVWRNYSEL; encoded by the exons ATGGACTGGAGCGCGGTGACGGCGGAGGACCTGGTGGACGCGCTGCGGGAGGTGGACTggtccacgccgccgcgccccgtACCGGAGTTCTTCTCCCGCTTCACCGTTCCCCGCTCCTACTCCAAGTGGACCAGCCGCCTCAAGTGCAACCTCTACTA CTACAGGACAAACTACTTCATCTTGATCATGTTTATTCTTG GGATGGGCTTCCTGTGGAAGCCAGTTGCTATTCTTGCTGCTTTTATGACTGGAATCAGCATTGCATTTCTTAATGACAG CTTTGCAGTCACTTTCAATGAGAAAGTCACACGGACTGTCAGACAGTTCTCACCACATTTAGCTGCAAAGATGAGACCACCGATAAC CCCTGTTCTTCGTGGTCGACCAAGCTCGAAGAGATCAATTCATATTTGTGGGCGACCTCGCTGGTTGTTCGTCCTATTATTTTCTGCAG TTAGCTGCATCCTTTGGTTGACATCATGCAGTCTCCTCACAGTTTCATGGGCACTTCTTATTGCTCTACTTG CAACTCTGCTTCATGCCAGCTTCAGAACACCTAATCTGAAAGCACGTCTTAATACATTCAGAGAGGAATTCCGAGCAGTCTGGCGGAATTATAGTGAGCTTTAG